The following nucleotide sequence is from Methanolinea sp..
AACCTGCCGCTTCGTGCGCAGGATCACCCATTGCGGAACCCTCCTGTTCTGTTCACATGCCTTTGCCAGTCTCATTTTGAATCCTTTGGTGGACTTACTCATATGCATTCACCCCAAACCCGGGACCTCTTTCCAGCACAACCGACTGCCGGTGACCCGGGGGAAAGAACGAAAGGATATCAAGACCCCGGTCCCGGAGTGCCTCCCGTATCCATCGTTCATAGTCGCTGCT
It contains:
- a CDS encoding 50S ribosomal protein L39e encodes the protein MSKSTKGFKMRLAKACEQNRRVPQWVILRTKRQVVSHPRRRHWRRSNLKV